The proteins below come from a single Chelmon rostratus isolate fCheRos1 chromosome 10, fCheRos1.pri, whole genome shotgun sequence genomic window:
- the ngrn gene encoding neugrin, with protein sequence MARPLRLLSLLYKSGAQFVTPSASINSWRFASRGASNAWTGQSKVHRDRVSNKASRYCDDEDEELGLQNVEDVEGKLQALVDEGRKRQRTVKYHILRRQMTLSGAPQRQLSWDAIEQIRYLKQEQPEEWTVERLAEGFSVTPDVILRILRSKFVPAPERKAKQDAKITAGLSSQQVLPSGVGTGSDRLKLPGSRTPAVLPPGSRGGAEVAVADQTLMLRDEASGSLAKTPAPVTVLPTQLIGAISKDAAVTRSTEEDRTTNTDPTEEEEEEEEEEESWDGRVFTEEELEEFLEMKKPSPVVQVGKGFFDAEGNFLYRI encoded by the exons ATGGCCCGACCTCTCCGGCTTCTCTCCCTCCTGTACAAGTCCGGTGCTCAATTTGTGACTCCCTCCGCTTCCATTAACAGCTGGCGATTTGCAAGTAGAGGTGCTAGCAATGCATGGACTGGGCAGAGCAAAGTACACAGAGACCGGGTGTCAAACAAAGCATCAAGATactgtgatgatgaagatgaagagcttGGACTGCAGAATGTAGAGGATGTGGAGGGCAAGCTCCAGGCATTGGTTGA tgaggggagaaagaggcagagaactGTGAAATACCACATATTGAGAAGGCAGATGACTCTATCAGGAGCTCCACAGAGACAGTTAAGCTGGGATGCTATTGAGCAAATCAG ATATCTGAAGCAAGAGCAGCCGGAGGAGTGGACGGTCGAGCGTCTGGCTGAGGGCTTCTCTGTCACCCCCGATGTTATCCTGAGGATCCTCAGGAGCAAGTTTGTACCCGCTCCTGAGAGAAAAGCCAAGCAGGACGCTAAAATAACGGCCGGACTCAGCAGTCAGCaggtgctgccttcaggtgttGGGACAGGGTCGGACAGGCTGAAGCTGCCTGGAAGCCGCACACCAGCTGTGCTCCCACctggcagcagaggaggtgcagaggTGGCTGTGGCTGACCAGACTTTGATGCTGCGAGACGAAGCCTCAGGATCCCTGGCTAAGACTCCTGCCCCTGTTACCGTTCTGCCCACCCAGCTCATAGGTGCTATTAGTAAAGATGCTGCAGTGACAAGATCAACAGAAGAGGATAGAACTACTAACACAGATcctacagaggaggaggaggaggaggaggaagaggaggagagctgggaTGGACGAGTGttcacagaagaagaactggAGGAgtttttggaaatgaaaaagcCCTCCCCGGTGGTGCAAGTAGGAAAAGGCTTCTTTGATGCAGAGGGCAATTTTCTGTATAGAATCTGA